The genomic interval TATCATAATACACAAGAGTATTATCCAAAAGCACCATAGCAAGCTTATTATCTTTAAATGCTGCAGAAAGTATGCATTTATCAAAAGGAAGTACGTGGATAGTGGGCGCATTTTGCGTTGCATCTGACTCTATTACCATAATCTCTTGGCATTGTTTTTGCAATACAAATATATTGTTATGTTGTGTAAGGAATGTGTAACCTTTTTGCACTAAAAGAGGAGTGATACCTTGTGTAAAACTAAGCAAAGTATGGTCTTTAAGCACTGCGCCTTCTCTTGATACATTTTGTATAGCTGCACTTAATTTACCATTAAAACGCATTTCACCACTGATAATTTGAGGCTCAAAATGCTTTTTAGAACTGCAGCCATTGATAAAAAATCCTATTATCAAGCATACAAAAGCTACAAATATGAATCTCCTTTTTATCACAACTTCCCCTTCTTGTTAAACTTTATTGCCTATGATGATGGCTTATCGCGTAATCCAAAATGTTTTAACATCATAGCTTCTCTATAAAGTGGTGAGCTTTCCGAGATAAGCATAAGTTTTTGATGTGCTTCTTGGGGTTTATGTGCTTGAAAAAGAAGATATGCTTCTTGCAAAATTGCTAAATCTTTAAGGCTTGAACTCGTAGTTTTTTCTAAAGATTCTAGGTTTTGTGCAAGAGCAGCTTGATAAGAATCTTGATTATTTGTTTTTTCTAATAGCGAACTTGCCCTATAAGAAGCAACTTCATATCGCGCAAGAGTGCGCACAAACTCATTTTTCGAATCTATTAAACTTTCATACACGGCTATATCGCCGTGTGCATTACTATAACGATATAAATCATACAAAGCTGGGCTTGATTTTTTTAATGATTGCAAAGCCTCTTTGTCTGTTGCATCTTCAGCAAGTTTAGCGTATGCCAAACTTGCTTCTTCTGCACGTTTAGACACCATATAATCATTGATAATCCACCCTATACCAATCCCAAACATACACAATATAAGCAATATAATATATTTGCGGTATCTGCGCCATAAAATCTCCAAGCGAAATGCGCTTTCTAAGATTTTCTCATCTTTATTGAATTCGTCTTTTATGTCTTTTAAATCTGTTTTTAAACTCATAGAATCTCCTTTAAGCTAATGGCTTTCCCTGATAGTGTCCTTTGCGTGCAACACCAGAAGAGCCAAATCCTCTCTCTCCCCGCACACTCTGCCCTAATTCCTGCACCTCTGTAAATACCGCTTGAGTTACCTCACTCACAACTGCTTGAGCGATTCTATCACCTCTATGAATATGAAAATCCTCATTTGAATGATTGATTAAAATCACTTTAATTTCTCCACGATAATCACTATCAATCGTCCCAGGCGTATTAAGCACACTTACCCCATTATGAAGTGCCAACCCACTTCTTGGACGCACCTGCACTTCAAAGCCAGATTCTATCTCAAAAGCTAATCCTGTGCCTACAAGCCCTCTATCTCTAGCTTTTATTAAAGAATCTTCTACTGCGTGCAAATCAAATCCTGCCGCTTGTGGCGTCTGATAACTCGGTATCACAGCGTGAGAATGAAGTTTTTTAATCTTAATATGCATATGCTTCATCACTCTTTACCCCTCAAATACAATGTCCTTATAAAATACCTCAAGAATCTCAAATTCATTTTCTCCATTAGGCAATGTGATACTCACTTCATCGCCTTCTGATTTACCCATCAGTGCTTTAGCAATAGGCGAAGAAACTGAAATAAGCCCCTTAGAAGGATTACTTTCCATAGAGCCTACAAGCGTATAAACAAATTCTTTATCAGTATCAAGATTAAGAATCTTTACGCTTGAGCCAAAACTTACCTTATTATGTGGCAAACTTGCAGGGTCAATCACTTGCGCATTCGCAAGCATAAGTCCCAATTCATTGATACGTGCTTCAATAAAAGCTTGTTTTTCCCTCGCGGCGTGGTATTCTGCGTTTTCTTTTAAATCCCCGTGGCTACGTGCAATATCAATTTCAACCACAATGCGTGGACGCTCCACTTCTTTGAGATTTTTAAGCTCTGCACAAAGCTTTTCATAGCCATAATTTGTCATTGGTTCTGTTGCCATTTTTCTCCCCATATTTACAATATTTTATAAAACTTATAATTATAGTTAAACTAAAATAAACAAGGGCTAAATACCACACTTTTGTTATGAGATAATATACTGCCTCAAAAATATTAAAGATTCTTGAGCATAGTCTCATAAGCTGCTTTTGTCCCAGGACGCACTTTGCTCATTAAGCTCACTATAATAATAACTATACTTGCACAAACAAACCCCGGCACTATTTCATAAATGCCAAAATAACTTGAAAGAAAATTCTTATACACCACCACTACTACAGCCCCTGTAATCATTCCACAAATTGCTCCTAGTCTCGTCATTTTGCTCCAAAATAAAGAAAAAAGCATAACAGAACCAAAGCTTGCGCCAAAACCAGCCCAAGCATAGGCTACTATACTTAAAATACTTGAATTTTTATCAGTTGATATTAAAAAGGCAACAACTGCAACGAGCAAAACTCCTATTCTTCCAAGCCTCATCACGGTTATTGAACTTGCTTCTTTATTAAAAATTCGTCTGTAAAAATCTTCAGCTATGGTTGAGCTAGATACCAAAAGTTGTGAGCTAGCTGTGCTCATAATAGCCGCAAGTATGGCTGAAAGTAAAATACCAGCCACCCAAGGATTAAATAAAAGCTGACTCATCACAATAAAAATTTTTTCAGGGTCGTGGAGAGTGAGATTAAATTTATGCACATAAGCAATGCCCAAAACCCCTATTAAACAAGAACCGAGTAAGGAAATAATCATCCAAGAGATACCTACAAAGGTTGCTGTAGATATTTCTTTTGTTGAACGAATAGACATAAATCGCACAAGTATATGGGGCTGCCCAAAATATCCTAATCCCCAAGCTAGAGCTGATATAATAGCAAGTGCCGATACTCCTTTTCCCATAGAAAGAGCACTTGGCTTTACTTCGCTCACTATCTGTATAGCTTGCCCAAAGCCACCTAAATGACTTAACATCACTACGGGCACAACTATCAAAGCACACATCATTAAAAGCCCTTGTATCAAATCAGTCCAACAAACCGCTTTGTATCCACCTAAGAAAGTATAAGCCACTATGATAAGAGTGCCTGTGATAAGAGCATATTCATATTTAAGTCCAAAAGTGCTTTCAAAAAGTTTGGCTCCACTTACAAGCCCAGAACTTACATAAAAGGTAAAAAATATTAAAATCACAAACGCGCATACCACGCGCAATATATGCTTATCATCATCAAATCTCGTCTCAAAATAATCAGGTATGGTAATACTATTAGCAATCACACTTGTATAGATTCTTAATCTTTTTGCTACAAAAGTCCAATTTAAAAAAGCTCCTATGGTAAGCCCTATGGCTATATAGCTTTCTATAAAACCACTCACATAAAGTGCACCTGGCAAACCTAATAAAAGCCAACCACTCATATCACTTGCTCCTGCACTCAGGGCGGAAACAACGGGTCCCAAAGAACGACCACCTAAGAAATAATCCTCTGTATTTTTATTTTTCGTAAAAAAATAAAAACCTATAAAAAGCATTAAAGCTGAATAAGCTATAAAGGTGATAACAATTTCTATATTAATTTGCACAACTTCCATATCATTTTCCTTTTTTTATTTTTCCTTACAACCCTATTAAACCACCTAAAGCTTTACATAAAGCAAATAAACAAATTTTAGCTTAAAATCAAAACTTACTTCAAAACTCTTGCCCCTAGATTTCCATATCTGTGATAAGAGATGCTTAAAGATTTTTCATTAAAATAATACAAAAGCTCAAAACGCCCATTAATTAAAGGCTTATCTCGTTTAATAATTTTGGCATTTAAAGCCGCTTGTTGATAAATAGGATTTTGCCTATCTGGCTTGCCATAATAAAAAATGCGTTCAAAATTTGCTATTGTTTTTGAAAATTCAAACTCGTTTTCTTTTTTGGATTCAAACTCAAAAATGCGAAGTTCTTTTTGGATAAAATCAAGATTCTCATTTTTTTCGTAGCTTAAATAAACTCTCACTCCACTTATCTTTCCTGCTATAAGCACAGATAAAATATCACTTAAACTATCATCTGCGCTTATTCTCAAAGCAAGACTTTTGATAGGCGTATAAGAAAAGAAATTATCTTCACCTCTAATTTGCACATAATCTTTACTTTGGCTAAATTCATTTTCATAATGATAAGTATAACTTTTAGCCATTAAAATAGCTTTTTGTAATTCTGCCTTTAAGTGAGAATCTAATTTTAAACTTAGATCAGCTAAAGTCTTGCTAAATACATTTTCTTTGACATTCATATCAGCCTCATCTTGGCTTATATGTAAAAATTGTGTTACATAATTATAAATTCCAACTTTTCTACCAAAACCTATGGCAGATTTTTTTACTCCTCCAAAAGGCTGACGAAGCACTATTGCTCCTGTGGTTGGCTTATTTATATAGATGTTTCCAGCTTCTATATGAGTATGAAAATACTCCCATTCTCTTTCATCTAAGCTCTCAAGCCCAGCGGTAAGCCCATAACCCGTAGAATTGACTATATCAATAGCTTCTTCTAAATTTTGCGCTTTCATCACACTCAAAATAGGAGCAAAAAGCTCATTTGTATGAGTGAAATCTCCTTTTTTAGTGCCATATTTTATGGCAGGACTCATCAAATGCTCATTTTTATTGATAAACTTAGCCTCTAAAACCCAATGTTCATAAGGAGCAATCTCTTTTAAAGCTTTTTTAACCTTATCACTGGGCTTATCGGCTAAAGCCCCAAGCTTATTTTTAAATTCAAAAGGCGAACCAATAGCCAAAGATGAAGCTGCATCAATAAGACATTTTTTAAACTCCTCATCTTCATACACTTCTTTTTCAAGCACAAGCAAAGAAGTAGCTGAACATTTTTGCCCTGAATTTGAAAAAGCTGAATGAATAATATTTTTCACAGCTTGATCTCTATCTGCCATTTTTGTAACTATGGTTGCATTTTTTCCTCCTGTTTCAGCACTTAGCCACAAAGTAGGATTGGTTCTCAACATAGTATAAGCTGTTTCTTCTCCTCCTGTTAGCACACAAGCTTTGATTTCATCAGTATTTAAAAGGTATTTGGATATATCGCTTCCTTTAGCGGGCAAAAAGATAAGTCTATTTTTGCTGATACCAGCGTCCCAAAAACACTTGCAAATCTCATAACCACTTAATACTGACAAAGATGAAGGCTTATAAATGACTACATTACCGCTTGCAAGCATAGAACTAATACTCCCAACCGAAATACCTATAGGAAAATTCCAAGGTGCTATGACTAAGCCAACGCCTTTTGGACTAAATCTTGTCTTTGGGTTTGCTCTTCTTAATTCCTTTAAAGAATATGGATAAAACTCAAGAAAGTCAATAGCTTCGCTTACTTCAGAATCTAGTTCTAAAAAAGTTTTACCCACTTCAAGAGCAGCTATACCTATTAAATCCCCTCTTCTTTCCCTCATTAATTGAGCAGTGCTACTTAAAATCTCATAGAGATTATCAAAGCTTAGATTCTCATTTGCGCTTAAAGCGACCTTTAAACTTTCTTTTATCTCATTTTCTCCTGCCAAATAAATATGTGCTATGGTTTGGTTATTGATTTTATCTTTTTGTTCTACATTTTTTAATTTCTTGTGCGTGAAGTCAAGCTCGCCAGCAACAGGATAAAGCTTGATGTCTCTTAAATTTTCATATTTAACACGTATTTTTTGCGCCCAAACTCTGTTTTGAGCAAGAATAAAATCTGTATCAGGCTCATTTTTAAAAACTCCGCTTTGATACGCGCTTTGTTCTTTTGGCACATTATTTCTATCTTGGATTCTATGTGTGCTATTATCAAGATTTTTTATACCCTTTAAAGAGGCAAGAAAAAGCTCTTTTTGTACATTCCACGCTTTATCTCCTACCTTAAGCCCAAAAAAGTGTCTCATAAAATTATCTTCACTTGTATTTTCATCAAGCCTTCTTACAAGATAAGCTATAGCATTGTTAAAATGAGATTCATCACAAACTGGGGCATAAAGGATAAGTTGATGTATTTTACTTAACTCCAAAGAACACTGCATACTCATACCCTCAAGCTGCTCAAAAGTAAAACTATCTAGTGCATTTGCTCTTTTTATCCTTATATAAGCATAAGCTATTTCAAAAATATTATGACTTGCTATACCAATATGAATAAACTTATAATTATCATCCTCTAAAACAAAATCGAGCATTTTATTATAATTACTATCTGTATCTATCTTTTTATCAAAAGTGGGCATTGCCCAACCTCTTTGAGAAGCAATAAGCGCCTCGGATTCCATATTTGCGCCTTTAACAAAGCGGATTTTAATGGGTTTCATTCCTTTTAAAACTCTTTCTTTAGAAAAAGCATACAGCTTTTTAAGATATTCATAAGAATCTGGCAAATATGCTTGAAGCACTATGCCTGCCTTTATATCAAATTGAGCAATACTTTCCATAAAGGCAGCCACTGTAAGCTCTAAATCTCTAAATTCTTCCATATCAAGATTGATAAACTTAGGCTGATTCTGTCTTTGCTCTTCTTCTAAGGCTAAAGCATAAAGATGCTCAAGCCTCTTTACTATTTCTGCTTTTGAATAATCAAAATCTATGATATTAATTTGAGAAAAAATTGTAGTAATTTTTATAGAAATATAGGTAATATAATTGCTTTTTATAGCTTCTTCATATTTTTTTATGCGATATTTGCTCTCAATTTCACCCAACACCTCTTCACCTATAAGATTAACATTTAAGATAATATTGCCCTGATTTTTTCTTGCTAAAATATGAGATGTTAATTGTGCCTCATTAGCATCTAAAACCATACTTTTAGTGTCATTTCTTAAATGTCGTATAAAAAATGGCACACTTAAATGTGGAGTGAATTTTCCAAAATGTAAAAATGCAAAAAGCAAAAATTTCTCAAAAGCACTAAAAAAATCAGGTATGCCATATTTATTTAAAGAATATTCTATAAATTCAAAACTTGTCTTGGCTTCTTTTGAACGAAAAGAGCGATCAAGCAATTCAATAAGCATAACCTTAGCTTTAGGGTCATTTAAAAGTTTTTGCATCTTAAAATGAAAGGCTTTCTCTCTTGAGCTTATGCTCGTATTAATTTTTTCTTGCAAATCTGCGGCAAAATCAAAGCTTTCTTGGATAATTTCTTGCATTTGTTTTTCCATAATAAATAATTTAATTTTTTAATCAATTTGAGTAACAATAATAATTTTAAAAGAGCTTAGATTATACTTGCTCAAGGTTAATACTCCTTCATCTGTTCTAACCTTAAGATTCATAATTGCAACACAAAATAGGCTTTCTCATTTTCGTAATATATTTTAAAATATAAATATAAAGTTTAAAAAGTAAAATATTTTTTTAATATAACTGATATATATCAAGTATCTAAAATGAAAATCAAGGATAAGATTCGTTCAATCATTTGGATTCTCCAAATGTAAGCGAAATTTTAAGGAGGCTTTATGACAAGCAAAATACAAGGTAAAAAGCCCACACTTTCACGCCGAGACTTTATTAAAAGTGCAGCAGCAGCTTCGGCAGCAGCAAGTGTCGGGCTAAGTATCCCAAGCGTAATGAGTGCAGAAGCACAAAATGCGCAAAAGCTGTGGAAATGGGATAAATCAGTATGTAGATTCTGTGGAACAGGTTGTGGCATTATGGTAGCTACACAAAAAGATAATACGGGACAAGCTAAAATTGTAGCAATTAAAGGCGATCCGGAAGCACCAGTGAATCGTGGCTTAAATTGTATTAAAGGATATTTTTGCGCCAAAATTATGTATGGAGCAGATAGGCTTACAACGCCTCTTTTGCGTGTCAATAGTAATGGAGAATTTGATAAAAAAGGTAAATTTGCTCCTGTAAGCTGGAAAAGAGCTTTTGATGAAATGGAAAAACAATTCAAAAAGGCTTACAATGAGCTTGGACCTACAGGTATAGCAGTTTTTGGCTCTGGACAATACACAATTCAAGAGGGTTATGCTGCTGTAAAACTTGTTAAAGGCGGATTCAGAAGCAATAATATTGACCCAAATGCACGACATTGTATGGCAAGTGCGGTTGTTGGCTTTATGGAAACTTTTGGTATTGATGAGCCTGCTGGGTGTTATGATGACATTGAACTTACAGACACAATCGTTACCTGGGGTGCAAATATGGCTGAAATGCACCCTGTGCTTTGGAGTCGTGTAACCGATAGAAAATTAAGCAGTAGTAATGTAAAAGTGATTAATCTCTCTACTTATACGAATCGCACTTCGGATTTAGCAGATATTGAGATTATCTTTAAACCACATACTGATTTAGCAATTTGGAATTTTCTTGCACGCGAGATTATCAATCGTAATGCTGTAGATGAAGCATTTGTAAAAGAAAACTGCGTTTTTAGCACAGGTTTTGTCAATATCGGTTATGGTATGAGAAATAATCCTCAACACCCCAAATTCAAACCTGAAGAAAGAGATATAGTTGCTAAAGAAGTATCAAAAATAGTAAGCAATGATGAGGGTATCACACTGCAATATTTAGGCATCAAAGCAGGTGAAGAAATGAAAATGGATAAAGCTGGTGCAGCAGGAAATCACTGGGGCATTAGTTTTGAAGATTTCAAAAAAGGCTTAGAGCCTTACACACTTGATTTTGTAGCCAATCTTGCTAAGGGTAATCCTGATGAAAGTATAGAATCTTTCAAGCAAAAGCTTCAAAGTTTAGCAGATTATTATATTGATAAAAATCGCAAAATTGTAAGCTTTTGGACTATGGGTATGAATCAGCACCAAAGAGGCACTTGGGTAAATGAACAAAGTTATATGGTCCATATGCTTCTTGGCAAACAAGCTAAACCCGGCAGTGGTGCGTTTTCACTTACAGGACAGCCTAGCGCGTGCGGCACTGCTCGTGAGGTGGGGACATTCTCACATAGACTTCCAGCAGATATGGTAGTAGCAAATCCAAAACATCGTGAGATTACAGAAAAAATATGGCATCTCCCCTCTGGCACACTCAATAGCAAAATCGGTGCACCCTATTTGAAGATTATGCGTGATTTAGAAGATGGTAATATCAAATGGGCGTGGGTGCAAGTAAATAATCCTTGGCAAAATACAGCCAATGCTAATCACTGGATTGCTGCAGCAAGAGAGCAAGATAACTTTATCGTTGTAAGCGAGTGTTATCCGGGCATAAGTGCCAAAGTGGCAGATTTAATTTTGCCAACAGCGATGATTTATGAAAAATGGGGTGCATATGGTAACGCTGAAAGACGCACTCAACATTGGAAGCAACAAGTTGTAGCACCCGGTGAGGCTATGCCTGATATTTGGCAAATGGCTGAATTTGCAAAACGTTTTAAACTAAGCGAAGTATGGGACAAAGGATATGAAGCCCTTGATATTAAACCGGTTTTAGAATCTGCCAAAGCTATGGGCTATACAGAAGAAGATACACTCTTTGATGTGCTTTTTGCCAACAAAAATGCAAAAAACTTTAGCGCACAAGACGCTCTACTTAAAAATGAGTTTAATACCGAAGTATTGGGCGATTCTCGGAATGTTGAAGATGGCAATGGAGAAGCATTTAAAGGATATGGGTTTTTTATCCAAAAATATCTTTGGGAAGAATATCGTCAATTTGGACTAGGACACGCTCACGATTTAGCTGATTTTGATACTTATCATCGCGTAAGAGGCTTGCGTTGGCCTGTTGTAAATGGTAAAGAAACACAATGGAGATTTAATGCAAAATATGACTTCTATGCGCAAAAACTTGGTAATGGTAAAGCATTTGCATTCTACGGCAATAAGGGCAAAGATATGCCTGCTGGCTCACTTAATGCTCCAAGCGAAGAAAAAGTTAGTATTGATAACAAAGCAAAAATCTTCCTTCGTCCTTATATGGACCCCTGTGAGATGCCCGATAAAGAATATCCTATGTGGCTTTGCACTGGGCGCGTATTAGAACATTGGCACTCTGGCACAATGACTATGCGTGTGCCTGAACTTTATCGTGCTGTGCCTGAAGCACTCTGCTATATGCACCCTGATGATGCTAATGCTCAAAATTTAGAGCAAAATCAAGTGGTATGGGTAGAATCTAGAAGAGGTAAAGTCAAAGCAAAACTTGATTTACGCGGACGAAACCGCCCACCAAAGGGGCTTATTTATGTGCCTTGGTTTGATGAAAATGTATTTATCAATAAAGTTTGCCTTGATGCAACTTGTCCAATTTCAAAGCAAACAGACTTTAAAAAGTGCGCTGTGAAAGTGTATAAAGCATAAGGATAAAATGTGTCAGACGAAACACTCAAGCCATCAAATCCTCAAAGACGCGAAGTGCTGCTTAAAATAGGGCAAAATACAGGTTTTGCTTTATTTGGGGCACTTATATGGGGCGCGTATGTTAATGTCGCTAAAGCTGGAAATGCTAATATTTTGCGCCCCCCTGGTGCGAGCAAAAATGATGCTGATTTTGTTGCAAGCTGCATTAAATGTGGGCTTTGTGTGGAATCTTGTCCATTTTATACGCTCAAACTTGCTACACCAAATGATGATACCACTCTTGGCACACCATTTTTTGAAGCTCGCAAAGTGCCTTGCTATATGTGTAAAGATATTCCTTGTGCAGCAGCGTGTCCCACTGATGCACTTGATTTAAAACGTCTTTACAAACCCAAAAAACACGAAGAAGATGGGCAAAGCTATACTCAAGCAGATATTAATAATGCCACAATGGGTATAGCTATCGTGGATTCTAAACATTGTGTAGCTTATGCAGGCATACAATGTGATGCTTGCTATCGTGCGTGTCCGCTTATTGACAAAGCCATTAAGCTTGAATATAAACGTAACGAACGCACTGGAAAGCACGGATTCTTATTACCTGTAGTAGATAGTGATTATTGCACAGGTTGTGGTATGTGTGAAAAAGCGTGTGTAACGGAGCTTCCCACAATCATTGTGTTGCCTCGTAGTGTTGCATTAGGTAAAATGGGAACAAACTATATCAAAGGTTGGGATAAAACTGATGAAAACAGACTTTTTGAACTCAAAGAACAAAAAAACATCAAGTCTAAAAAACCTAGCCATAGCGATAGTTTAGAGTATCTCAACAATTCACTTGGAGAGATATAATGAAGTTTGCAAAAATAAAATATCTGCTTCTTAGGCGTTTATCTCAATTTGTAATTCTTGCACTTTTTATAATGGGGAATTATTCTATTGCGACACTTAAAAATGTGCAAAACAAAGAAGAATTGGGTGTTTTTGGTGGCAATATAGAATCTCTAATAGGAGATTCTAGCTCTGTGGTGGCAAAGCAACCAAGCATACTAAGCTCTATCGTGCAAGGAAATTTAAGTCATTCAAGCTGGTTTGGTGGCGCTTTTAATCTCACAGACCCTTTAAGCGTAATGCAAATTTTTCTTGCAGGTGGTGGATTAGCATTTGATGTATTGCTCGGAACTTTGCTTGTAGTGCTGATTTATGGCATATTTTTAGGGAGAGCTTATTGTGCTTTTGTTTGTCCTATTAATCTTATAACAGATTTTGCAAACTTCTTACGCGCAAAGCTAGGATTAAATTATGCTCAACGTAAGCTCTTTCTTTCGCGTTCTACACGATTTGTAATCTTAGGGCTAGGCTTAAGTTTAAGTGCAATATTTGGTGTAGCTGCCTTTGAACTTATTAGCCCTATCTCTATGGTGCATCGTGGTGTAGTTTTTGGTATGGGTTTTGGCATTTTTGCCATAGTGGCTGTGTTTTGCTTTGATTTATTTGTGCTTAAAAATGGTTTTTGTGGGCATATTTGTCCGCTTGGGGCAATGTATTCACTCATTGGGAAATTTGCACTTTTACGCGTTCATCATACACTTTCACATTGCACAAAATGTATGAAATGTGTGCAAATTTGCCCTGAGCCTGAAGTCCTAAAACCTATTGGCAAACAAGGAGGCGCATTAAAAACAATGACTTGTTTGCGCTGTGGGAGATGTATTGAGGTGTGCGATGATAACGCACTGAATTTTAGTATTTTAAATTTTACACACAAGGAGAAAAGATGAAAAAATACGCTCAAAGTTTAATAATTGGGTTACTTGGATTGGCATTTTTCGCGTGTTCAGATTCTACGGAATCTAAAAGTGATAATGTGTCTAAAGAGATACAAGGTGAAATGTTTAAAGATAGTGAAATTGGCTTAAGAAAAGTGGATTTGCAAGATGAAAAAGATGTCAAATTGCTTCAATATGCATATCCTAATGCTTCTGCAGGCGAGAGCACACTTATTGAACGCTCATTTGAAAATGCTCCACCTATGATTTCTCACAGCATAGAAGGTATGCTACCTATCACAAAAGATGATAATCAATGTCTTACTTGCCACGACCCTGCAGTTGCAGCAGATGTAGGTGCTATAGCCGTTCCTGCTTCGCATACTTATGATTTGCGCACAAATAAAAATTTAGGCGAAGTCTCTCACGCACGATTTAATTGTGTGTTATGTCATACTCCACAGGCAGATGTAGCACCAGCTATTGCCAATACTTTTTCACCTGCTTTCCGCACTCAAGAGGGCAAAAAATCATCAAATCTTCTTGATGTTCTTAATGAGGGCGTAAATTAAGGTTAAATAAAGTGGATTCTCTACAAAGATGCACACGAAAGTTTAGCACACAAAGACTATTGTGCTGGCTTTTGTGTTTTTTTGCTTTATGTTTGCCCCTGTGCGCAAAAGCTCTTGTAATTGAGAGTAAAAATGCACAAATTATTCATACAAATGGCATTATCACGCATATCAGCACCTTTGGGGAACACATTTTTGTAGGTAATGCAATAGGTGAAATTGATGTGTTTAAGCTTGATAATTCACAAAAAGCACACAAAATTTATAGTTTAACTTTGCCACTCATTGAAGATTATTTTGGAAATACTCACGCACCACGTGTATTTGACATTACTACTTTTGATGGCAAGATACTTTTTGTTCTTAGCGAGGCTTCTCGCGGTGCAAAAGAAATCCTTAAGCTCTCTGCTACACAATCCCCTCAAGTAATTTATAATACCCACACTGCACCAAAACGCATTATCGCTTTCGAAGACAATAAGCTTGTTGTAGGGTTTTTAAGTAATGAGATTGGGCTCTTTGATATTAAAAGTGCTCAATTTGTGTATATAACTCACCCAAGCCTTGCTGGATTTTCTGATTTATGTGTGAATGCGCCTTTTATCTTTAGCACTGATGAATCTGGTATTGTAAATGTGATTGAGAGTTCAAATGGCAAAGTGCTTTCACGCCTTGATAAAATAAACAAAGACAATAACTACCAAATTGCCTCTGCAGGTGATAAGATTCTAACCGCA from Helicobacter hepaticus ATCC 51449 carries:
- the dut gene encoding dUTP diphosphatase codes for the protein MHIKIKKLHSHAVIPSYQTPQAAGFDLHAVEDSLIKARDRGLVGTGLAFEIESGFEVQVRPRSGLALHNGVSVLNTPGTIDSDYRGEIKVILINHSNEDFHIHRGDRIAQAVVSEVTQAVFTEVQELGQSVRGERGFGSSGVARKGHYQGKPLA
- the greA gene encoding transcription elongation factor GreA, with the translated sequence MATEPMTNYGYEKLCAELKNLKEVERPRIVVEIDIARSHGDLKENAEYHAAREKQAFIEARINELGLMLANAQVIDPASLPHNKVSFGSSVKILNLDTDKEFVYTLVGSMESNPSKGLISVSSPIAKALMGKSEGDEVSITLPNGENEFEILEVFYKDIVFEG
- the putP gene encoding sodium/proline symporter PutP, giving the protein MEVVQINIEIVITFIAYSALMLFIGFYFFTKNKNTEDYFLGGRSLGPVVSALSAGASDMSGWLLLGLPGALYVSGFIESYIAIGLTIGAFLNWTFVAKRLRIYTSVIANSITIPDYFETRFDDDKHILRVVCAFVILIFFTFYVSSGLVSGAKLFESTFGLKYEYALITGTLIIVAYTFLGGYKAVCWTDLIQGLLMMCALIVVPVVMLSHLGGFGQAIQIVSEVKPSALSMGKGVSALAIISALAWGLGYFGQPHILVRFMSIRSTKEISTATFVGISWMIISLLGSCLIGVLGIAYVHKFNLTLHDPEKIFIVMSQLLFNPWVAGILLSAILAAIMSTASSQLLVSSSTIAEDFYRRIFNKEASSITVMRLGRIGVLLVAVVAFLISTDKNSSILSIVAYAWAGFGASFGSVMLFSLFWSKMTRLGAICGMITGAVVVVVYKNFLSSYFGIYEIVPGFVCASIVIIIVSLMSKVRPGTKAAYETMLKNL
- a CDS encoding proline dehydrogenase family protein translates to MQEIIQESFDFAADLQEKINTSISSREKAFHFKMQKLLNDPKAKVMLIELLDRSFRSKEAKTSFEFIEYSLNKYGIPDFFSAFEKFLLFAFLHFGKFTPHLSVPFFIRHLRNDTKSMVLDANEAQLTSHILARKNQGNIILNVNLIGEEVLGEIESKYRIKKYEEAIKSNYITYISIKITTIFSQINIIDFDYSKAEIVKRLEHLYALALEEEQRQNQPKFINLDMEEFRDLELTVAAFMESIAQFDIKAGIVLQAYLPDSYEYLKKLYAFSKERVLKGMKPIKIRFVKGANMESEALIASQRGWAMPTFDKKIDTDSNYNKMLDFVLEDDNYKFIHIGIASHNIFEIAYAYIRIKRANALDSFTFEQLEGMSMQCSLELSKIHQLILYAPVCDESHFNNAIAYLVRRLDENTSEDNFMRHFFGLKVGDKAWNVQKELFLASLKGIKNLDNSTHRIQDRNNVPKEQSAYQSGVFKNEPDTDFILAQNRVWAQKIRVKYENLRDIKLYPVAGELDFTHKKLKNVEQKDKINNQTIAHIYLAGENEIKESLKVALSANENLSFDNLYEILSSTAQLMRERRGDLIGIAALEVGKTFLELDSEVSEAIDFLEFYPYSLKELRRANPKTRFSPKGVGLVIAPWNFPIGISVGSISSMLASGNVVIYKPSSLSVLSGYEICKCFWDAGISKNRLIFLPAKGSDISKYLLNTDEIKACVLTGGEETAYTMLRTNPTLWLSAETGGKNATIVTKMADRDQAVKNIIHSAFSNSGQKCSATSLLVLEKEVYEDEEFKKCLIDAASSLAIGSPFEFKNKLGALADKPSDKVKKALKEIAPYEHWVLEAKFINKNEHLMSPAIKYGTKKGDFTHTNELFAPILSVMKAQNLEEAIDIVNSTGYGLTAGLESLDEREWEYFHTHIEAGNIYINKPTTGAIVLRQPFGGVKKSAIGFGRKVGIYNYVTQFLHISQDEADMNVKENVFSKTLADLSLKLDSHLKAELQKAILMAKSYTYHYENEFSQSKDYVQIRGEDNFFSYTPIKSLALRISADDSLSDILSVLIAGKISGVRVYLSYEKNENLDFIQKELRIFEFESKKENEFEFSKTIANFERIFYYGKPDRQNPIYQQAALNAKIIKRDKPLINGRFELLYYFNEKSLSISYHRYGNLGARVLK